The Candidatus Neomarinimicrobiota bacterium genomic sequence CATTAAAACAGGTGTTATCATTTGCGGAATTCGCAACTTCTCAATTGAATCTTCGATTCTGTTAGCAGAATTAGCAGTTGCCTACAAATACCGTGGCGTGGTGGGTTACGATCTGGCTGGTGCAGAGGAGAATTTTCCAGCCAAAGATCACCTCAAAGCTTTTTATCTCACCCGCAATAATAATGTGAATGTAACGCTGCATGCCGGTGAAGCTTACGGACCAGCCTCCATCCATCAGGCTATCCACTATTGCGGTGCTAATCGTATTGGTCACGGGACACGCTTGCGGGAAGATGGTGATCTCATGAATTATATCAATGATCACCGGATTTGCCTGGAGATATGCTTAACCAGTAATGTCCAAACTGGTTCAATTGATAAGATCGAAAACCACCCCATCGGATTTTACCATAATTATGGTCTGCGGGTAACTCTGAATACAGATAACCGCCTTATTAGTGGGACCACATTGGTAGATGAGTATATGTTAGCTCATAAGACTTTTAATTTCAACATGGAAGACTTCAAAGACTTTATTATCAGCGGTTTCAAGAGTGCTTTCCTGGAGCATCGGGAACGCACC encodes the following:
- the add gene encoding adenosine deaminase — protein: MKPVRRDFLKELPKPELHCHLDGSLRIDTILDLAQKNKVDIGTSDRDELIKAVVVKGRVKNLEEYIDKFQITLSVLQTPEALKRAAFELAEDAAAENVRLLEVRYSPILHQDQGMTPMESLDAVIAGLHDAERAFNIKTGVIICGIRNFSIESSILLAELAVAYKYRGVVGYDLAGAEENFPAKDHLKAFYLTRNNNVNVTLHAGEAYGPASIHQAIHYCGANRIGHGTRLREDGDLMNYINDHRICLEICLTSNVQTGSIDKIENHPIGFYHNYGLRVTLNTDNRLISGTTLVDEYMLAHKTFNFNMEDFKDFIISGFKSAFLEHRERTKLIKEVAHQIDDYLGESGKKY